ACCCGGTGGTTCTCGCTTCCATTGCTGATTCCTACGAGCGAAGAAATGAGGGAGCAAGTCGTGTGATCGGCACATTGTTAGGTGAAGCGCTTACATTTGTGTTGAAACTATAGAAGAATTGTATCCGATGTAGTAAACGACGTGCGGTTCCCGTCACGCATGCTCGACGCACTGCACAGTGCGCGTGCCTGGCGATGAGAAACCGTAAACGTTTTCTCGTGGCAAGCACATTAAAGTCTGGATTTCATTGTAAACATAATTAATTAGATATATCCCCTGTCCACAGGAACGATAGATAAACATTCTGTCGAGGTCACCAactgtttctctgttcctcaCAATGAGTCAGAAGATGAGGTAAGGACGTTACAGACtgggttagctaacctagctaacttgGCCTTAGCTCCTTGTGTTTCTGAACAGTAAGGCTAATCACAGCTTGCTACGGACAAGGGCGCTAATGCAAGTCATTAGTGCCtaatgtatgtgcattttttcTACAGTATTCACGTTCCGTGAGTCGTCCAGCTGTTGAGTGCAGTGGTTTCACTTTTCAGCAAAGTTGACTGTTCACTGCTGTCCGCATTCGTGACACGGATTTTCCTTATTCAGAATGTCtgaattaacattaaataaactgGTTTTGTTACACTTGCCTTGTAGTTAAGCCTCTTGACACAGCTCATGGATAAACAATGAGATggtttcataaataaatgagtgagaTATACAGCAGGCAAGGTGCTAAACCGCCAGAGTAGCTGTCTAAAGAAGAACTAAAGGACTGCTATTTGATATTGTTTCTGCCTTGTAAATGTGTCCTAGGTGGCTGTGGACATGGAATTTGCAAAGAACATGTATGAGCTTCATAAGAAGGTGTCGCCCAGCGAAGTCATAATTGGCTGGTGAGTGTCTTCTCAGTACTTGACCTTTTAACCTACCTCActgaaattaatttgtttttgttgtacaGCTCAGGCTGCATCTTCTGCTCGTTTTGAAGACTTGACCTTTCTTGCCTGCAGGTATGCCACTGGATATGACATCACAGAGCATTCTGTTCTGATCCATGAGTACTACAGTCGGGAGGCACAGAACCCGATCCACCTCACTGTGGACACGGCACTGCAGAGCAACCGAATGAACATCCGGGCTTATGCCAGGTCTGTCTGCCTAATATGCAACCTATTAATACTCATGttacacttatttatttttgtgatgtCTTTGCTtactttgcttgtttttgctgaTATATTTGTTTCACCTTTCAGTGCACAGATGGGTGTTCCAGGAAAGACAGTTGGCGTGATGTTCACACCTTTAACAGTGAAGTATGTTTATTATGACACAGAGCGCATTGGAGGTTAGTCATTGCATCATCTTAATCATAAACTCACATTGAAGATGTTCTCAGTCTATTCTAACTACAAACATATGTGATGTAATCATGGACTGTAGAATATTTACCTTCAGCGTATGCATCAGGACTAGGCACATTTAACTGTTATACATATgctattttttttgttactttcttTGCTCAGTGTAaaagtatttttacatttagctaTTGAGATGGAACAGAACTAAAAGACATCGGATAAGATCTAGTGAAAGTGTTTTGCTTCTCTTGGTGGATGTAAATGGTCCAAAAAATGGGGTAGCTGAAGTTTGTGACAGACTAAATGAAAAGCACACTTGCCAGCATTACATCAGTTAGGCCAAAATAGTGGTtcttaaatgttacatttttcagGAAACAGACAGGTTTCCCTAGAAGAATTAATAATGAGTCACAAAAAGTTTTGAAAAAGTCTTTCCTCAGggttagtgtttgtttttgtttttttcctgtgatGTTGTAAAACATCAATCTTGAGTTATCTTCTAGGAATACAGCGAGCtgagtgagattttttttttctcctgataTCATTATGTATGGAAACAAATTTGCCTCAGAAAcctattaaataatttaacaaaaatgtagcCTGAAGTTTCCTCCTCTTAAGGCTGTTTAGAGGTGTAAAATTGGATGGCTGATATAGCTGAGAGAGTGATTGCATGGCCAGACTGCAGATGATATTCACCAGCAACCTTGATAAGATATACGTTTCTGGAAATAATGTTACCTGTTAGATTTTCCCATGTCTCTTACATGGGCTGTGTTTCTCGCTAGTTGATCTCTTACAAAGGACTCGTGCATCGCCCACTCGCACAAATGGACTGACCTCGGATTTGGCTCAAGTAGCCAGTGCCGCAGGACGCATACAAGAAATGCTTAACACAGTACTCTCGTACATAGAGGATGTACTGGTGAGTGTTCTACTGTGCCAAACCTTGCAGGAAGTTCTCATATTTACTTCTTGTACTGTGCTGAACTCAGTACAGAAATTAATATACAGATGAAGTTTGCATTTTTACCAGGGACCCTCAACATTTTGCAGGTAGCTTTGTTACATTAAGTATTGTTTGAGAGCAGGACAATCCTAATATGATTATTACTGAACAATTATCTTCACCTTAATTCTATTCCTCATGCATCTCTATGCCTAGTCTGGCAAAGTGATGGCAGATAACAGTGTTGGCCGCTTCCTAATGGATCTGGTGAACAAAGTGCCCAAGATCTCCGTAGAGGACTTCGAGAGCATGCTCAACTCTAACATCAATGTAAGGAACCCTACACACTTGctccttgtttgtgtgttttgggatgttgtttgcttattttttaagcctttttatctgtttttttgtaGGATCTCCTGATGGTGACATACCTGGCAAATCTGACTCAAGCTCAGATTGCTCTTAATGAGAAGCTTGTTGTTCTGTAACCAACAAATAAAGTCATGTTTATCATTCCAACAGAGTGCCTGTTTAGTATCCTCGTGTGCTTTCCTTCTCTTGTAGATCACTTTGCTGTTACAAAAAGTGtttataaatgaaagaaatgtgttgtgtttctcaATAAGTGGCACAGACATTTCATTTACACTTCTGTTAAAACAAGAGATCAAACATTTGCAATCATTAAGATATTCAGTCTGTAACAGAAACTGGTACTTTTATTTACAACTAGATTAATCAAAATCTTGgtatttctattattttgtaattactgttagtgttaacattttttgttttgttttgtaaaatgtaattaaatatttacatacaattTTATGTAGTGATTACTGGAATCTAGTAACAATGTTACCTAATCCTTAATCTTGCTAATGTGCCAGTTTGTTACTAGAGAAACCATTACCATTGTTGGCCCAATTGAAAGCCATTGAGCTGGTTAATGATGTTTGAAAATAGCAGTTCATTgtctttctttcagtttttcaaGTACTTGGTACAATGCCATTTTGTAActaaatttgatttttaaaatgttttaaaaaaataaaacaaggacaGCAATACACCACCTTGTGATGTATTATGTTAAACGTGAAAGTTTGAGTTACATGCCAGGTTCATGAGGTGGTTCTCATCTAAAAATCACTGTTTCCTAGAAAATGATCATAT
The sequence above is a segment of the Electrophorus electricus isolate fEleEle1 chromosome 16, fEleEle1.pri, whole genome shotgun sequence genome. Coding sequences within it:
- the eif3f gene encoding eukaryotic translation initiation factor 3 subunit F; this translates as MAVHGPFVKIHPVVLASIADSYERRNEGASRVIGTLLGTIDKHSVEVTNCFSVPHNESEDEVAVDMEFAKNMYELHKKVSPSEVIIGWYATGYDITEHSVLIHEYYSREAQNPIHLTVDTALQSNRMNIRAYASAQMGVPGKTVGVMFTPLTVKYVYYDTERIGVDLLQRTRASPTRTNGLTSDLAQVASAAGRIQEMLNTVLSYIEDVLSGKVMADNSVGRFLMDLVNKVPKISVEDFESMLNSNINDLLMVTYLANLTQAQIALNEKLVVL